The Niastella koreensis GR20-10 genome includes a window with the following:
- a CDS encoding lipopolysaccharide biosynthesis protein, which yields MITEPLVNNPTDPIVSSKKSEGKKENLRQRAYLNTLSSLLDYIANRLTGLFVNPFIVSGLGSSLFGIWQMLGQLTGYINITDTRTSQVLKWTVAQKKDVASVEELRSDAGAAFIVLLCVMPVLLIGGSIISWYAPVITHAGLENYTLIRTACALLVFSLIVFKFFELFEAILRGMNLSFKRMGLRAGIVIIGGGLKVLMIKMGYGLVGLAAVQLVDTALTGLSFYAVVKKNIGWFGIKRPSRANILRFGKLSAWYLADAGANVVNSNSDKLLLGIITSPVTVTYYTLTKFIPMALQGIINRFILGIMPGVGKLLGLKEYDKINSVRKKINSVTLLLTTAFAVTVIIFNHSFLKVWVGKEHFAGKLANIMIMITIMQDTFVKNDACIISATLDIKRKVFLTLISGALFAGFGILFARQWGIAGLCLALIISRMFLFIGQRKILAGIMQSGAHSEFRIGYRPFFTSFVLLGLAVWLATLTDVFTFYQLALLAPAAFLTSFISFYFIGLKKTERVELRQLVTSIKFLRSEKTFSKN from the coding sequence ATGATCACCGAACCTTTGGTAAATAACCCAACCGACCCAATTGTTTCCAGTAAAAAAAGCGAAGGCAAAAAAGAAAACCTGAGGCAACGTGCCTACCTGAATACGCTTTCCAGTTTATTAGATTATATAGCCAACCGGCTCACCGGTTTGTTTGTAAATCCATTTATTGTTAGCGGATTAGGCAGCTCTCTATTCGGCATCTGGCAAATGCTTGGCCAGTTAACGGGATATATCAACATTACCGATACCCGTACGTCGCAGGTGTTGAAATGGACGGTTGCACAAAAAAAAGATGTGGCTTCTGTGGAGGAATTGAGAAGTGATGCCGGAGCCGCCTTTATAGTATTGCTTTGCGTTATGCCGGTGTTACTGATAGGAGGCAGCATTATTTCCTGGTATGCCCCGGTTATTACGCACGCCGGCCTGGAAAATTATACCCTCATCAGGACCGCCTGCGCCCTGTTGGTGTTCTCCCTGATCGTTTTCAAGTTCTTTGAATTGTTTGAAGCCATCCTGCGGGGCATGAACCTCTCTTTTAAACGGATGGGCCTGCGTGCCGGCATTGTGATCATAGGCGGTGGATTAAAAGTATTGATGATTAAGATGGGGTATGGTTTGGTAGGACTGGCAGCTGTTCAACTCGTTGACACCGCGCTTACCGGGCTCTCGTTTTATGCAGTGGTAAAAAAGAATATTGGCTGGTTCGGGATCAAAAGGCCATCCCGCGCGAATATTTTGCGGTTCGGGAAATTAAGCGCCTGGTACCTGGCCGATGCAGGCGCCAATGTAGTGAACAGCAACAGTGATAAACTACTGTTAGGTATCATCACCAGTCCCGTAACGGTTACCTATTATACCCTCACCAAGTTTATCCCAATGGCCTTACAGGGTATCATAAACAGATTCATCCTTGGTATAATGCCGGGTGTTGGAAAACTGTTGGGCTTAAAAGAATACGACAAAATAAATAGTGTAAGAAAAAAGATAAACAGCGTGACCCTTTTACTGACTACCGCTTTTGCCGTCACCGTTATTATTTTCAATCATTCCTTTTTAAAAGTTTGGGTAGGTAAGGAACATTTTGCCGGCAAGCTGGCGAATATCATGATCATGATCACCATTATGCAGGACACCTTTGTGAAAAACGATGCCTGCATCATCAGCGCTACGCTGGATATTAAGAGAAAAGTTTTTCTTACCCTTATCTCGGGTGCGCTCTTTGCAGGTTTTGGCATCCTGTTCGCAAGGCAATGGGGCATTGCTGGTCTTTGCCTGGCACTTATCATCAGTCGCATGTTCCTGTTTATCGGGCAACGAAAAATACTGGCCGGTATTATGCAGTCAGGGGCGCACAGTGAGTTCAGAATTGGTTACCGGCCATTTTTTACTTCTTTTGTTCTATTAGGCCTTGCCGTTTGGCTGGCTACCCTCACCGATGTATTTACGTTCTATCAATTGGCACTGCTGGCGCCCGCTGCCTTTCTTACTTCTTTTATTTCATTTTACTTTATAGGATTGAAGAAAACAGAAAGAGTGGAACTGCGGCAGCTGGTAACCTCGATAAAATTCTTAAGATCCGAAAAGACTTTCAGCAAAAACTAG
- a CDS encoding DUF354 domain-containing protein → MKILFDIKHPAQLNLFKGLTNELRQENWEVTICYLQRGKLPNIIKREYADCELIPVGSSHGTRWSILWDGNIKRTLAFLYLIKKYNYNICVAASSIPLALACKIAGIPIIQFYDDPERKQVNQINASLSTQLFFPPIVKKNHKVSVFNCLKEWSYLSPKRFQPAETIPVKHGLIPYDYIFVREVSNKSFNYYNQQDGIVGSFAGRIGENTKVILSLEDKTMATRYPKHWTILQEPVENIHSLIYYSRLVISSGDSMAREGAMLGVPSVYCGTRKMKANDLLMQAGLLEHLPAESALAFINKTLQEKFNEENQTKVRNKLLDQWDDMTTFMKEQINRYKS, encoded by the coding sequence ATGAAAATCCTCTTTGACATCAAACACCCCGCCCAGCTGAATTTATTCAAGGGGCTCACCAATGAGCTGCGGCAGGAGAACTGGGAAGTAACCATTTGTTACCTGCAAAGGGGAAAATTGCCCAACATAATAAAAAGGGAATATGCCGATTGTGAACTGATACCGGTGGGAAGCAGTCACGGTACCCGGTGGTCGATACTCTGGGATGGCAATATAAAACGCACGCTGGCTTTTTTGTACCTGATAAAAAAGTACAATTACAATATCTGTGTGGCAGCAAGCAGTATACCACTGGCCCTGGCCTGTAAAATTGCCGGCATTCCCATCATCCAGTTTTATGATGATCCCGAACGGAAGCAGGTAAACCAGATCAATGCCAGCCTGAGTACACAATTGTTCTTCCCACCGATTGTTAAAAAGAACCATAAAGTATCGGTGTTTAATTGTTTGAAAGAATGGAGTTACCTGAGCCCAAAGCGGTTTCAACCAGCCGAAACCATCCCGGTAAAACACGGGCTTATTCCCTATGACTACATTTTTGTACGAGAAGTAAGTAATAAATCATTCAACTACTATAACCAGCAGGACGGGATCGTAGGTTCTTTTGCCGGCCGGATCGGGGAAAACACAAAAGTTATTTTATCACTCGAAGATAAAACGATGGCAACCCGGTACCCGAAACACTGGACCATTTTACAGGAACCGGTTGAAAACATTCACTCCCTGATCTATTATTCCAGGCTGGTGATCTCATCGGGCGACAGCATGGCAAGGGAAGGCGCCATGCTGGGCGTGCCCAGCGTATACTGTGGAACCAGAAAGATGAAAGCGAACGATCTGTTAATGCAGGCAGGCCTGCTGGAACATTTACCGGCAGAAAGTGCCCTGGCATTTATAAACAAAACGTTGCAGGAAAAATTCAATGAGGAAAACCAAACAAAGGTCAGAAACAAATTGCTCGATCAGTGGGATGATATGACAACATTCATGAAAGAGCAGATCAATCGCTATAAATCATAA
- a CDS encoding nucleotide sugar dehydrogenase — translation MTISIFGLGYVGCVSLGCLAKNGHQVIGVDVSSFKVDLINQGKPTIIEKDVDNIIREGFENGRISATECPEEAVHNSELSIICVGTPPSVHGHLDLSYIFKTAEQIGKALRTKNSFHTVVIRSTVVPGTNYRYGKLIEEASGKKRGEHFSVVSNPEFLREGSAVHDYYHPSVTVIGGDNTHAMELVASIYNCLDAPIEITDVKVAEIIKYVNNSFHALKITFTNEIGTICKAMTIDPFKVMDLFCKDTRLNISPAYMKPGFVYGGSCLPKDLKGLVTMGHDNYLDTPVLAMINSSNEQLKKKAIELISGTGKKNVCLIGLSFKEGTDDLRFSPFVELAETLIGKGYHITIYDEYVRLSKLIGANKAYIHERLPHLSDLLTYNLESAISENDVVIISHKNFDAKSYHHLLKEKTAIIDLARIHELEELSNYEGICW, via the coding sequence ATGACAATTTCAATTTTTGGACTAGGGTATGTGGGATGCGTTAGTCTTGGATGCCTGGCTAAAAACGGGCATCAAGTGATAGGTGTGGATGTAAGCAGTTTCAAGGTTGATCTCATCAACCAGGGCAAACCTACCATCATTGAAAAAGACGTTGACAACATTATCCGCGAAGGCTTTGAAAACGGCCGTATTTCAGCTACTGAATGCCCCGAGGAAGCAGTACACAATTCTGAACTGAGCATTATTTGTGTGGGCACCCCGCCATCTGTACACGGGCATCTGGACCTTTCCTATATTTTCAAAACAGCCGAGCAAATAGGCAAGGCGCTAAGAACAAAAAATAGCTTTCATACCGTGGTTATCCGAAGCACCGTGGTGCCGGGCACCAATTATCGCTATGGAAAGCTCATTGAAGAGGCGTCAGGCAAGAAAAGAGGCGAACATTTTTCAGTGGTGTCGAACCCGGAATTTTTGCGCGAGGGTTCTGCCGTGCATGATTATTATCACCCCTCAGTTACGGTAATTGGCGGCGATAATACCCATGCTATGGAACTGGTGGCTTCCATCTACAATTGCCTCGATGCGCCTATAGAAATTACAGATGTTAAAGTGGCCGAGATCATCAAGTATGTAAATAATTCCTTTCATGCATTGAAGATCACGTTCACCAATGAAATAGGCACCATTTGCAAGGCGATGACCATCGATCCGTTTAAAGTGATGGACCTGTTTTGCAAAGACACCCGGCTGAATATTTCCCCTGCTTATATGAAACCAGGGTTTGTATATGGCGGGTCGTGCCTGCCCAAAGACCTGAAAGGACTGGTAACAATGGGGCATGACAATTACCTTGATACGCCTGTGCTGGCCATGATCAACTCCAGCAATGAACAACTCAAGAAAAAAGCCATTGAATTAATAAGCGGTACAGGCAAGAAAAACGTATGTTTGATAGGGTTGAGTTTTAAAGAAGGAACAGACGACCTGCGGTTCAGTCCGTTTGTTGAACTGGCAGAAACCCTGATCGGCAAAGGTTATCACATTACTATTTATGACGAATACGTAAGGCTGTCGAAACTCATCGGCGCCAATAAAGCCTACATCCATGAACGGTTGCCGCATTTATCTGACCTCCTTACTTACAATTTAGAAAGCGCTATTTCCGAAAACGATGTAGTAATAATCAGCCATAAGAATTTCGATGCCAAATCCTACCACCATCTGCTGAAAGAGAAAACGGCCATAATAGATCTTGCGAGAATTCATGAGTTGGAAGAATTATCCAACTATGAAGGAATCTGTTGGTAA
- a CDS encoding glycosyltransferase family 4 protein has product MRVLFVCSGNNKDFGIVPFIKDQGESLKSEGVTVDYYPVVGKGLMGYVKAGFRLRRFLHGKQYDLIHAHFTYCGWTALIGAGRKIPVVLSLMGTDANGEYKGNNKVVLKSKLSSLLTWLIQPFVSAIISKSVNISASVYRRQKSFIIPNGVDLQKFKPLSPEERNGHLVASGKIKALFLGSRTKAGKNFPLAQAAVQQPGLEHVELIAPYPVTHEDIPWYLNEVDVLLFPSFMEGSPNVIKEAMACNCPIVSTDVGDVKWVLGDTPGCYTASFDPKDFAEKITLALHVTGANGRTNGRQRIIDLGLDMDTVAKRIVDVYKKSIAGSYEYSCVPESHVNPA; this is encoded by the coding sequence ATGCGAGTACTTTTTGTTTGCAGCGGCAATAATAAAGATTTCGGCATTGTTCCTTTTATAAAGGACCAGGGCGAGTCGTTAAAAAGCGAAGGAGTAACTGTTGATTATTACCCGGTAGTTGGAAAAGGTTTGATGGGCTATGTAAAAGCCGGGTTCAGGCTTCGCCGGTTCCTGCACGGAAAACAATACGATCTAATTCATGCACACTTCACTTATTGTGGCTGGACGGCACTCATTGGCGCCGGAAGAAAAATACCCGTTGTATTGTCATTAATGGGGACCGATGCCAATGGCGAATACAAGGGCAACAACAAAGTGGTGTTGAAAAGCAAATTATCCTCCTTACTCACCTGGTTGATCCAGCCATTTGTGAGCGCCATTATCTCAAAATCTGTAAATATTTCCGCATCTGTATACCGCAGGCAGAAGTCATTCATTATTCCCAATGGAGTTGACCTGCAAAAATTCAAACCGCTATCTCCAGAAGAGCGGAACGGCCATTTGGTTGCCAGTGGAAAAATAAAAGCCTTATTCCTTGGCAGCAGAACCAAGGCGGGAAAGAACTTCCCGTTGGCGCAGGCGGCTGTTCAACAACCGGGCCTGGAGCATGTTGAACTGATCGCCCCCTACCCGGTTACCCACGAAGACATTCCCTGGTATTTGAATGAAGTGGATGTTTTGTTATTTCCCTCCTTTATGGAAGGTTCACCCAATGTAATTAAGGAAGCAATGGCCTGTAACTGCCCCATTGTATCAACAGACGTGGGCGATGTGAAATGGGTGCTGGGCGATACCCCGGGCTGTTATACCGCTTCCTTTGACCCCAAAGATTTTGCCGAAAAGATCACCCTGGCACTGCATGTTACAGGTGCAAATGGCAGAACCAACGGCAGACAACGCATCATTGATCTTGGACTGGATATGGATACCGTTGCCAAACGAATAGTTGACGTATATAAAAAATCAATCGCAGGATCTTATGAATATTCCTGTGTTCCTGAAAGCCATGTAAACCCGGCTTAA
- a CDS encoding glycosyltransferase family 4 protein encodes MTPNQKTRILFFIGSLKVGGKERRLVELLTYLQARPGYELLVILTNPIIQYQSFLKLNINYQVIAKTWKKMDVSILYKFYKKCKQFKPHIIHTWGRMQTLHALPAVIGQRIPLVNGQITSAPHNAARWSMNRLVDLTNFYFSRIIIANSHAGMKSFRPPGKKTKVIYNGLNLQRFENLDSPESMKVKYGIKTPFAVVMVATFSNKKDYPLFFSIAQQITRIRNDISFVAVGDNSTDMSEFEQYRELANRNSRVVLTGRIRDVEALVNCCTIGVLFSDKINGEGISNSIIEYMGLAKPVIANDAGGTKEVVHHEENGYLIARHTENEIVKLIIDLIDNPEKISAFGKASRKIIEESFTLDRMGKAYVQTYREVITVDELKKRIPQSILLP; translated from the coding sequence ATGACACCCAATCAAAAGACCCGTATCCTCTTTTTTATCGGCAGTTTAAAAGTGGGTGGGAAAGAAAGAAGACTGGTAGAGCTGCTTACTTATCTTCAGGCCAGGCCTGGATATGAATTGCTGGTAATATTAACTAATCCCATCATCCAATATCAATCCTTTTTAAAATTGAATATTAACTACCAGGTTATTGCAAAAACCTGGAAGAAAATGGATGTGAGCATTTTATATAAATTCTATAAAAAATGTAAACAGTTCAAACCTCACATCATTCACACCTGGGGGCGCATGCAAACCTTACATGCACTCCCGGCAGTAATTGGACAGAGGATACCATTAGTGAATGGACAAATTACCTCTGCCCCGCATAATGCAGCGCGGTGGTCGATGAACAGACTTGTAGATCTGACCAATTTCTATTTTTCGAGGATCATTATTGCCAACTCGCATGCAGGGATGAAGTCTTTCAGGCCACCCGGCAAAAAAACCAAAGTAATTTATAACGGCTTAAACCTGCAACGTTTCGAAAACCTGGATTCGCCGGAATCAATGAAAGTGAAATACGGCATCAAAACCCCGTTTGCAGTAGTTATGGTTGCCACCTTTTCAAACAAAAAAGATTACCCGTTATTTTTCAGCATTGCTCAACAAATAACACGAATCAGGAACGACATTTCGTTTGTTGCAGTAGGCGACAATTCTACTGATATGTCTGAGTTTGAACAATACCGGGAACTGGCAAACCGGAATTCAAGGGTAGTGCTTACAGGAAGGATCAGGGATGTGGAAGCCCTTGTGAATTGTTGTACTATCGGGGTACTTTTTTCGGATAAAATAAATGGCGAAGGCATTTCCAATTCCATCATTGAATATATGGGGCTCGCCAAACCTGTAATTGCCAACGATGCGGGCGGAACAAAAGAAGTGGTACATCACGAAGAAAACGGCTACCTGATTGCCCGGCATACAGAAAACGAAATTGTGAAACTGATCATTGACCTGATAGATAATCCAGAAAAAATTTCGGCCTTTGGAAAAGCCAGCCGGAAGATCATTGAAGAATCATTTACACTTGACAGAATGGGTAAAGCCTATGTGCAAACCTACCGGGAGGTTATAACAGTAGATGAACTTAAAAAAAGGATTCCCCAAAGTATTTTATTACCATGA
- a CDS encoding polysaccharide deacetylase family protein — translation MNKNFRNLLGCLAAHTLILTGRVKQATKKALETECILSLYFHKPAKDEFEFCIRWLRRKGFRFISPRDLEKIINGEIPFPKGAVLLTVDDGWQSNVTNVADVATRNEVPVTIFVSTTPAEEGTYWWSYVTQAKRQGLTSFSKQALKKMPEEERVNILKEIKQMIYPGRDAMTVDQVKMVARSPYITIGSHTQTHPILINCPETQVYEELKGSRQKLESWTGKEVAYFAYPNGDFSRREIKILKTLHYRLAFSSQPKYLTPALLNESYTIPRFGFLEGASSAENICRITGVWQPMMQKLSHRNQPPKKERTWYSNLFLGEDRIKKLDI, via the coding sequence ATGAACAAGAATTTCAGAAACCTGCTTGGTTGTTTGGCAGCCCATACGCTTATTTTGACCGGGCGGGTAAAACAAGCAACAAAAAAAGCACTGGAAACGGAATGTATTCTTTCCCTTTATTTTCACAAACCGGCAAAAGATGAATTTGAATTTTGTATCAGGTGGTTAAGAAGAAAAGGTTTCAGGTTTATCAGTCCCCGTGATCTGGAAAAAATAATAAATGGGGAAATCCCCTTTCCCAAAGGAGCCGTATTGCTCACGGTGGATGATGGCTGGCAAAGCAATGTAACCAATGTAGCGGATGTTGCAACCAGGAACGAAGTGCCGGTAACCATTTTTGTTTCCACCACCCCTGCTGAAGAAGGCACCTACTGGTGGTCGTACGTTACCCAGGCAAAGCGGCAGGGGCTGACCAGCTTTTCAAAACAGGCATTGAAAAAAATGCCGGAAGAAGAACGGGTTAACATCCTGAAGGAAATTAAGCAGATGATCTATCCCGGCCGGGACGCTATGACGGTTGACCAGGTTAAAATGGTAGCCAGGTCGCCCTATATTACGATCGGATCTCACACTCAAACACACCCGATCCTGATCAACTGTCCCGAAACACAGGTGTATGAAGAATTAAAGGGATCCCGCCAGAAGCTGGAGTCATGGACAGGAAAAGAGGTGGCTTATTTCGCTTATCCCAATGGCGATTTTAGCCGCCGCGAAATAAAGATCCTTAAAACGCTGCATTACCGGTTAGCCTTTAGTTCACAACCAAAATATTTAACCCCCGCCCTGCTGAACGAAAGTTATACCATTCCCCGATTCGGCTTTTTGGAAGGCGCCTCCAGTGCAGAAAATATCTGCCGCATAACGGGGGTTTGGCAGCCAATGATGCAGAAACTATCGCATCGCAATCAACCACCGAAAAAAGAACGCACCTGGTACAGCAACCTGTTCCTGGGCGAAGACCGCATTAAAAAATTAGATATCTAG
- a CDS encoding glycosyltransferase family 4 protein: MARFLFIDEKIINLMQVNEKPCGGSAVQTYGWILGLIAEGQEVLVMTRTDDKTVLKEECRNIKIVPMYDFNKGIRWFRWLYYRLPHMYKNIKNSKPDYLYSGIAGWTTLLLALTCRILHVKYIQRISSDAHLDKRFRDTNSTIHHFLLYWGLKLSHHILCQNNYQLLKIKKKFPNKSAIKILNPYYLKIQDLHTNEHTGGYIAWLGLYRYAKNLKLLYQIAAILKHEQFLIAGKAGSNSDEETTVYLEKLKQLPNVQFSGYLERTQVSPFLAKAKFLLNTSRFEGFSNTFLEAWAVGTPVLSTVNVNPDSIISNHNLGIVYNEVFDLCKQHATLLQQKYQLMSENARQYVAHYHGYRIVTQQLLSYLSKTDKPITSSTYLNTPVQIKIVK; encoded by the coding sequence ATGGCAAGGTTCTTATTCATCGATGAAAAGATCATTAACCTGATGCAGGTAAATGAAAAGCCCTGCGGTGGTTCTGCCGTGCAAACCTATGGATGGATCCTGGGCCTTATTGCAGAAGGACAGGAAGTACTGGTAATGACCAGGACCGATGATAAAACTGTATTGAAAGAAGAATGCAGGAACATCAAGATCGTTCCTATGTATGATTTCAATAAGGGTATTCGCTGGTTCCGGTGGCTTTATTACCGGTTACCTCATATGTATAAAAATATTAAAAATTCAAAACCCGATTATCTCTATTCAGGTATTGCCGGATGGACTACCTTATTACTGGCTTTAACCTGCCGGATCTTACACGTCAAATACATTCAACGCATCTCCAGCGATGCACATTTAGACAAACGTTTTCGTGATACCAATTCTACTATCCATCATTTTCTGTTGTATTGGGGCCTCAAATTGTCACACCACATTTTATGTCAGAATAATTATCAGCTGTTAAAGATTAAAAAGAAGTTCCCCAATAAATCGGCTATAAAAATTTTAAATCCGTATTATCTAAAAATTCAGGACCTGCACACGAATGAACACACAGGTGGCTATATAGCGTGGCTTGGCCTGTATAGATATGCTAAAAACCTTAAGCTGCTGTACCAAATTGCCGCCATTTTAAAACATGAACAGTTTTTAATTGCAGGAAAAGCGGGCTCAAACAGTGATGAAGAAACCACCGTGTACCTGGAAAAATTGAAACAGTTACCAAATGTTCAGTTTTCAGGCTATTTGGAAAGAACACAGGTGTCTCCCTTTTTAGCCAAAGCAAAATTTCTATTGAACACTTCCCGATTTGAAGGTTTCAGTAATACCTTTTTAGAAGCGTGGGCGGTTGGGACCCCTGTTTTGTCAACGGTAAACGTTAATCCCGACTCCATCATCTCAAACCACAATCTCGGGATAGTATATAACGAAGTATTTGATCTGTGCAAACAACACGCCACCTTATTACAACAGAAGTACCAGTTGATGTCGGAAAATGCCCGGCAATACGTGGCCCACTATCACGGTTACCGGATAGTGACCCAACAACTCCTTAGTTATCTTTCAAAGACAGATAAACCCATCACCAGTAGTACCTACCTGAACACCCCTGTGCAAATAAAAATCGTAAAGTAA
- a CDS encoding NAD-dependent epimerase, whose translation MNILITGSAGFIGYFLTRKLLERGEHVVGLDNINEYYDTNLKYARLAENGINKNSIEWNRMLSSSKYGNYRFIKLSLEDKQMLMGLFRKEKFDMVVHLAAQAGVRYSINNPDVCIQSNVVGFLNMLEACRHHAIQHLVYASSSSVYGLNEQMPFSVNQSIGHPISLYAATKKSNELMAHTYSYLFNLPTTGLRFFTVYGPWGRPDMAYFLFADAIMKGQPITVFNEGKMKRDFTYIDDIVEGIVRVLDKPATPDKEWNALYADPSGSIAPYRLYNIGNDNPVELMDFIREIEKNCDKHAKIEMKTGEKCEVQTTWADINELAANFQYRPSTSLQTGIKEFIRWYREFYAIEQLEMVHM comes from the coding sequence ATGAACATACTGATAACAGGTAGTGCCGGTTTCATCGGATATTTTCTTACCAGAAAATTGCTGGAACGCGGAGAGCATGTAGTAGGTCTTGATAACATCAATGAATATTACGATACCAATTTAAAATATGCACGGTTAGCTGAGAATGGCATCAACAAAAACAGCATTGAATGGAACAGAATGTTAAGCAGCAGCAAGTATGGCAATTACAGGTTTATTAAGCTGAGCCTGGAAGATAAACAAATGCTGATGGGACTCTTTAGAAAGGAGAAATTTGACATGGTGGTTCATTTGGCGGCGCAGGCAGGCGTACGATACTCGATCAACAACCCCGATGTATGTATTCAATCGAACGTAGTGGGATTCCTCAATATGCTGGAAGCCTGCCGGCACCATGCCATTCAACACCTGGTGTATGCAAGTTCATCGAGCGTGTATGGGTTAAATGAACAAATGCCATTCTCGGTTAACCAAAGCATTGGCCACCCTATTTCATTATACGCGGCCACCAAAAAGTCGAACGAACTGATGGCGCATACGTACAGTTACTTATTCAATCTGCCCACCACCGGTTTGCGCTTTTTTACGGTATATGGGCCCTGGGGCCGTCCCGACATGGCTTACTTCCTTTTTGCCGACGCCATTATGAAAGGGCAACCCATTACCGTGTTCAACGAGGGCAAAATGAAGCGGGACTTCACCTACATAGATGATATTGTAGAAGGTATTGTGCGCGTACTGGACAAACCAGCCACTCCGGATAAGGAGTGGAACGCACTGTACGCCGATCCCTCCGGTTCCATAGCGCCCTATCGGCTTTATAATATCGGCAACGACAACCCGGTTGAGCTGATGGATTTTATCAGGGAGATAGAAAAGAATTGCGATAAGCATGCAAAAATAGAGATGAAGACCGGCGAAAAATGTGAAGTGCAAACCACCTGGGCCGATATAAACGAACTCGCCGCTAACTTTCAATACCGGCCATCCACTTCCCTGCAAACGGGTATAAAAGAATTCATCAGGTGGTACAGGGAATTTTATGCCATTGAACAGTTGGAAATGGTTCATATGTAA
- a CDS encoding glycosyltransferase family 4 protein, with protein sequence MKILFVAPRYHTNQVEIIKILLKKNHEVFFHVACIGSTEDHSLVKPVCYKQSKLSSLIEKRFDKGRANKRFYFPGTLTYWRAMKQLRPQIVVIRDPYKLFSQLAAFFALLIKARIIFYTQEDMLRTRSRKTRLKQQFTIGFFKAAWITPIKSSNSAGEKGWPRHMYHVPLPVSIIPEKACRKNISDEGPSILMIGKYHQERKKHMLFLQALDKLKHLYPFRATIAGECASEEQYTRFMKIKAATQDMKLNNRVELKQNVPFNQMPALYASHNIFVLPAVDEPYSISVNEALAYGLPVICTDTCGTRFNINNGENGFVIKSGSLEELTISLGSLLSNYNKLDQMRQKTLQYAREHLSGEAFYARFAQVTHERFSIIMNR encoded by the coding sequence ATGAAAATACTTTTTGTGGCGCCCCGGTACCATACCAACCAGGTTGAGATCATAAAAATATTACTGAAAAAAAATCACGAGGTATTTTTTCATGTAGCCTGCATTGGATCAACCGAAGACCATAGCCTGGTAAAACCGGTTTGTTATAAACAAAGTAAACTGAGCAGCCTTATTGAAAAGCGATTCGATAAAGGCCGGGCAAACAAAAGATTTTATTTCCCCGGCACGCTTACTTATTGGCGGGCAATGAAACAGCTACGACCACAGATCGTTGTGATCCGCGACCCCTACAAATTATTCTCTCAACTGGCAGCATTTTTTGCCCTGCTCATAAAAGCAAGGATCATTTTTTATACCCAGGAAGACATGTTAAGAACAAGATCAAGGAAAACACGTTTAAAGCAGCAATTCACCATAGGCTTTTTTAAAGCCGCCTGGATAACACCTATAAAAAGCAGCAACTCAGCAGGCGAAAAGGGGTGGCCCAGGCACATGTATCATGTTCCCTTGCCGGTTAGTATTATTCCAGAAAAGGCCTGCAGAAAAAACATCTCAGACGAAGGCCCAAGCATTCTAATGATTGGCAAATACCATCAGGAAAGGAAGAAACATATGCTTTTTCTGCAGGCCCTGGATAAACTCAAGCACCTGTACCCATTCAGGGCTACCATTGCCGGGGAATGCGCCAGTGAGGAACAATACACCCGGTTTATGAAAATAAAAGCAGCTACACAGGACATGAAATTGAACAACCGGGTTGAGCTAAAACAAAATGTTCCGTTTAACCAGATGCCGGCCTTGTATGCCTCGCATAATATTTTTGTATTACCAGCTGTTGATGAGCCCTATTCCATCTCAGTGAACGAAGCCCTGGCTTACGGCCTGCCTGTGATCTGCACCGATACCTGTGGCACCAGGTTCAATATTAATAATGGAGAAAATGGATTCGTGATAAAATCCGGCAGCCTGGAAGAACTGACCATTTCCCTGGGATCGCTTTTATCCAATTACAACAAACTGGATCAAATGCGGCAAAAGACCCTGCAATATGCCCGGGAGCATTTGTCGGGCGAGGCCTTCTATGCAAGATTTGCCCAGGTTACCCATGAACGTTTTTCAATTATTATGAACAGATAA